A genomic window from Sphingobacterium spiritivorum includes:
- a CDS encoding riboflavin synthase — MFTGIIETLGRVKDVVSEDSNLHLYVESAISNELKIDQSIAHNGVCLTVVGLEGNIHKVTAIDETLKKSNLGKLKAGDIVNLERCTLIGGRLDGHIVQGHVDQTAVCTAKEDQNGSTIFTFTYNPNTQNMTVEKGSVTVNGISLTVVGSKDHEFSVAIIPYTLEHTNLGQINVGDEVNLEFDIVGKYVAKIMSLRN, encoded by the coding sequence ATGTTTACAGGTATTATAGAAACACTAGGCCGGGTCAAAGATGTTGTCAGTGAAGACAGCAACCTGCATTTATATGTAGAATCTGCTATTTCCAATGAACTGAAAATTGACCAGAGTATCGCTCATAATGGTGTCTGTCTGACAGTAGTAGGTCTGGAAGGAAATATACACAAGGTCACAGCTATTGATGAGACATTGAAGAAAAGTAATCTGGGTAAACTAAAAGCCGGAGACATTGTCAATCTGGAGCGATGCACCCTGATCGGAGGTCGTCTGGACGGACATATTGTTCAGGGACATGTAGATCAGACCGCTGTATGTACAGCAAAAGAAGATCAGAACGGCAGTACTATATTCACCTTTACATATAATCCCAATACACAGAATATGACTGTAGAAAAAGGATCTGTTACTGTCAACGGAATCAGTCTTACTGTAGTGGGATCAAAAGATCACGAGTTTTCAGTAGCTATTATCCCTTACACACTGGAACATACCAATCTGGGACAGATTAATGTCGGTGATGAGGTCAATCTGGAATTTGATATTGTCGGTAAATATGTCGCTAAGATAATGAGTCTTAGAAATTAG
- a CDS encoding PNGase F N-terminal domain-containing protein has protein sequence MKLYSFLFFFLISTTLLAQESGLQISYLRSSNGKIHEKQSPILVYANKEQTAVTSQQILDGKARFPYERYFVNRKNRAYYKISTFEGGREIATVDSALLEKQKLVITGETKKILGYTVKKATTSVNSNTIDLWFTEETGIKASPVELGQNLGLVLEMVRNGNSAVTATKIEKIKSIPAAVKLPESSPYVDELTYRDLLWKSRFVDIPVFYKQRIRFNDATRSDSILRFANGTVIVKKVKIPELKKNEGQAFVEVIQQAKGDAYDRTGSVFLIPADRDISFLDGMQNGMNTLPVYENGNGKKYQGMTQTANFEPVLELMRFFTPFGVSQFNYIKIKGKTWQDSVSYRQEISELLPRFAGKEVYIGTYIGNYDKEGHEVTVRLTIHPGKPQFSEGAKVLSLFNTTNVMEMGGQEYPTMFNQEKGVEVRFTLDQDVKNAQLRYITTGHGGWGEGDEFVPKANTIFLDGQQAFKFTPWRTECGSYRLSNPASGNFENGLSSSDLSRSNWCPGTVTNPIYIDLGDLKAGEHTIRVHIPQGEPEGTSLSYWNVSGALLYY, from the coding sequence ATGAAACTTTATTCATTTTTATTCTTTTTTCTTATTTCAACAACCTTACTGGCGCAGGAATCAGGACTTCAGATTTCTTACCTCAGGAGCAGTAATGGTAAAATCCATGAAAAGCAAAGCCCGATTTTAGTATACGCCAATAAAGAGCAGACAGCGGTTACCAGTCAGCAGATTCTTGACGGCAAGGCTCGTTTTCCATATGAGCGCTATTTTGTAAATCGTAAAAACAGAGCTTATTATAAGATATCAACTTTTGAAGGTGGGCGTGAAATTGCGACAGTGGACTCTGCTTTGTTGGAAAAGCAAAAGCTGGTGATAACAGGAGAAACAAAAAAGATATTAGGTTATACCGTTAAGAAAGCGACTACTTCTGTTAATTCCAATACCATAGATTTATGGTTTACAGAAGAAACCGGGATTAAAGCTTCGCCGGTTGAATTAGGGCAAAACTTAGGTTTGGTACTGGAAATGGTCAGGAATGGTAATTCAGCTGTTACAGCAACAAAGATCGAGAAAATAAAAAGCATACCGGCAGCTGTTAAATTACCGGAGTCAAGTCCATATGTGGATGAACTGACCTACCGCGATTTGCTATGGAAAAGCAGATTTGTCGATATCCCTGTATTCTATAAACAACGTATCCGTTTTAATGATGCAACCCGTTCGGATAGCATACTGAGATTTGCAAACGGAACAGTCATTGTCAAAAAAGTAAAAATACCTGAACTCAAAAAGAATGAAGGTCAGGCCTTTGTAGAAGTTATTCAGCAAGCTAAGGGAGATGCGTATGACCGCACAGGTTCGGTATTCCTGATTCCGGCGGATCGTGATATCAGTTTTCTGGACGGAATGCAAAACGGAATGAATACTTTGCCTGTGTATGAGAATGGCAATGGTAAGAAGTATCAGGGAATGACGCAAACGGCTAATTTTGAACCGGTGCTGGAACTGATGCGATTTTTTACGCCATTCGGCGTCAGCCAGTTCAATTACATTAAAATAAAAGGTAAAACCTGGCAGGACAGCGTGAGCTATCGTCAGGAAATTTCAGAGCTTCTGCCACGTTTCGCAGGTAAGGAAGTGTATATCGGAACATATATCGGTAATTACGATAAAGAAGGGCATGAAGTGACTGTACGTCTGACTATTCATCCCGGCAAACCTCAGTTTTCGGAAGGAGCGAAGGTACTTTCTCTGTTCAATACCACAAATGTAATGGAAATGGGCGGTCAGGAATATCCGACTATGTTTAATCAGGAGAAAGGAGTGGAGGTCAGATTTACATTAGATCAGGATGTCAAAAATGCACAGTTAAGATATATTACCACAGGTCATGGTGGCTGGGGAGAAGGTGATGAATTTGTCCCAAAAGCAAATACCATATTCTTAGATGGTCAGCAGGCTTTCAAATTTACACCATGGAGGACAGAATGTGGTTCTTACAGATTATCTAATCCTGCATCCGGCAATTTTGAAAACGGATTGTCATCTTCAGATTTAAGCCGATCTAACTGGTGTCCGGGTACGGTTACAAATCCGATATACATTGACCTTGGTGATCTTAAAGCCGGAGAGCATACTATACGCGTTCATATCCCGCAGGGAGAACCTGAAGGAACAAGTTTATCCTATTGGAATGTATCCGGAGCTTTACTCTATTACTAA